The following proteins are co-located in the Paenibacillus sp. JNUCC32 genome:
- a CDS encoding SPOR domain-containing protein translates to MNKARMTIRFDHDPPKGRNKDHAREEHDANQNVPAGQNPRVYDRHSVFDEYDTATANRFTDTDTSYEPQRSVQQDHLRVVPPLREERDTRDVDDRGWRPSRNHRSRGRLAEERRRLDHDNGWPYDDAPDAPVESDTYHHVHEELYDLHDDAFSGRMTPEANDPHWNLGPESDLYETSAGDYGYYRSRKPTSFWKMAVSVTAAVITGLLFGYMVLSMFNGGDAGENPATGQLESSDPGNLAPTDPSGGAGASPTPDMTESAVHIPEQNFYLLQYGVFSTPERAAQAIGELQQSGIAAGGDLDEENRVYAGISPDREQAKLLSNQLKAEGVELYVREIALPGIESAAFAGEEQTLTDYFTISGELVSELSQLSASLLGMQEPGAATSEHMNTITNLHQQWIQSVKQLAAGLGPETGAALPAMEQSMNSSITALSEYNKNQSKGHLWEIQTGMMNYVMGQKKLLDGL, encoded by the coding sequence ATGAATAAAGCACGGATGACGATACGTTTCGATCACGATCCGCCGAAGGGCAGGAACAAAGACCATGCGCGAGAGGAACACGACGCGAACCAAAACGTTCCGGCGGGCCAAAACCCCCGGGTCTACGACCGCCATTCCGTCTTCGACGAATATGACACAGCGACAGCAAATCGGTTTACCGATACGGACACTTCGTACGAACCTCAGAGGAGCGTTCAGCAGGATCATCTGCGCGTCGTTCCGCCGCTCCGGGAGGAGCGGGATACCCGGGACGTGGACGATCGTGGCTGGAGACCATCGCGCAATCATCGGTCCAGGGGACGGCTGGCTGAGGAAAGACGGCGCCTGGACCATGATAACGGCTGGCCGTACGACGATGCCCCTGATGCCCCTGTAGAATCGGATACATACCATCACGTGCACGAGGAGCTCTACGACCTCCATGATGATGCATTTTCCGGGAGAATGACCCCCGAAGCGAACGACCCCCATTGGAATCTCGGGCCCGAGTCGGATCTATATGAGACATCTGCCGGAGATTACGGTTATTATCGCTCACGCAAACCCACCTCCTTCTGGAAGATGGCGGTGTCCGTGACCGCCGCCGTCATCACGGGCCTGCTGTTCGGGTACATGGTGCTGTCCATGTTTAACGGCGGCGACGCCGGCGAGAACCCGGCAACGGGGCAGCTCGAGAGCAGTGATCCAGGGAACTTAGCGCCGACCGATCCATCCGGGGGAGCGGGGGCATCACCGACGCCTGATATGACCGAATCGGCTGTTCATATACCGGAGCAAAACTTTTATCTGCTTCAATACGGCGTGTTCAGCACGCCCGAGCGGGCAGCGCAGGCGATCGGGGAACTGCAGCAATCCGGTATTGCCGCCGGCGGCGATCTGGACGAGGAGAACCGCGTGTATGCGGGCATCTCGCCCGACCGCGAGCAAGCGAAGCTGCTCAGCAATCAGCTTAAGGCCGAAGGGGTTGAATTATACGTTAGAGAGATCGCGCTGCCGGGCATAGAGTCAGCGGCATTTGCTGGCGAGGAGCAGACGCTGACGGACTATTTTACGATAAGCGGGGAGCTGGTATCGGAGCTTAGCCAACTATCGGCATCCTTGCTGGGCATGCAGGAGCCCGGCGCAGCGACGTCGGAGCATATGAATACCATCACGAATCTGCATCAGCAATGGATCCAATCGGTCAAGCAGCTGGCCGCAGGCTTGGGTCCGGAGACCGGGGCCGCGCTGCCGGCCATGGAGCAGTCGATGAACAGTTCGATCACGGCGCTCTCCGAATACAACAAAAATCAATCCAAGGGGCATTTGTGGGAGATTCAAACAGGCATGATGAACTATGTCATGGGCCAAAAGAAACTCCTGGATGGCCTATAA